The following are encoded in a window of Bacillus sp. es.036 genomic DNA:
- a CDS encoding YheC/YheD family endospore coat-associated protein, giving the protein MKLAEKIIIQPENSSSSQSKLTLTIPEKIASKWKLTDSPLPLRCGAVEVSVSIKVYHTPSSHTVYCSPDLLRSLSLPDQTIPITMSFCHQKQILSLGPIFCLALNSSSKAENPFGSYTDFCKEVAEYCEEHHILFYVYTLQPWNETKVSGFIWNQRTWVETILPIPSVIYNRIHSRKLENSHFIKQLKVYWQQQKIPYFNESFLDKWDVHQKLLLYDEIVPYLPETVLLEGFDTIEIMITKHPILYLKPLNGSQGKHIFRISQSDNLFHLDYSSFNGSQTISSSALPNLYKTIRLRSKYIPYLIQQGIPLIDIDGCPVDFRILCLKGTGGKWSVVSAVSRVSRTNEQFVSNIARGALLKKFHEGLAPFEDSMKSQLMRILPELAREVSQIIDRESEGLFGELGIDMSVDQDGHPWIIEVNTKPSKTSEGTTLSTYRPSVKALIRLVHWYSSL; this is encoded by the coding sequence ATGAAACTTGCTGAAAAAATTATTATACAACCAGAAAATTCAAGCTCTTCCCAGTCAAAACTTACGTTAACCATTCCAGAAAAAATCGCTTCTAAATGGAAACTGACGGATTCTCCCCTTCCACTGCGATGTGGTGCGGTTGAAGTCAGCGTTTCAATAAAGGTCTATCATACACCATCAAGTCATACCGTATACTGTTCACCTGATCTCCTCCGTTCCCTGTCATTGCCAGATCAAACCATTCCGATTACCATGAGCTTTTGTCATCAGAAACAAATACTCTCACTTGGTCCAATCTTCTGCCTTGCTCTTAATTCTTCTTCAAAAGCAGAGAATCCGTTTGGATCCTATACGGATTTTTGTAAGGAAGTTGCAGAGTATTGCGAGGAACATCATATTCTTTTCTACGTGTATACGTTACAGCCTTGGAATGAAACAAAGGTATCTGGATTCATTTGGAATCAACGAACATGGGTGGAAACGATACTGCCAATACCATCCGTTATCTATAATCGAATCCATTCTAGAAAACTTGAGAATTCTCATTTTATCAAACAATTGAAAGTCTATTGGCAACAACAGAAAATCCCCTATTTTAATGAGTCATTTCTTGATAAATGGGACGTACATCAGAAACTCCTATTATACGATGAGATCGTTCCATATCTTCCTGAAACGGTTCTCCTAGAAGGGTTTGATACGATTGAAATCATGATTACAAAACATCCTATCCTTTATTTAAAACCGTTAAATGGAAGCCAGGGCAAACATATTTTTCGAATCAGTCAAAGTGATAATCTCTTCCATCTTGATTACTCTAGCTTTAATGGCAGTCAAACAATTTCATCTTCTGCCTTACCGAACCTCTACAAGACGATTCGCTTACGATCTAAATATATTCCCTACCTTATCCAACAAGGCATACCTCTCATCGATATTGACGGATGTCCCGTAGACTTCCGAATTCTATGTTTAAAAGGTACTGGTGGGAAATGGTCAGTTGTATCAGCTGTATCGCGAGTTTCCCGAACAAATGAACAATTTGTTTCAAATATCGCACGTGGTGCTCTATTAAAAAAATTCCATGAAGGTCTCGCTCCTTTTGAAGATTCGATGAAAAGCCAACTAATGCGGATTCTCCCTGAACTTGCTCGTGAAGTTTCACAAATCATTGATCGTGAGAGTGAAGGTTTATTTGGGGAGCTTGGAATCGACATGTCAGTGGATCAAGACGGTCATCCGTGGATAATTGAAGTAAACACAAAACCTTCAAAAACCTCAGAGGGAACAACCTTAAGTACCTACCGTCCGTCCGTAAAAGCGCTAATCCGTTTGGTACATTGGTATTCATCCTTATAG
- a CDS encoding PucR family transcriptional regulator, which translates to MNAKLADLYGNDYVLTSEQPDLFHWYRTTDGEEFGIRKTRLTGREKDLLNALFPSIRILDDRMNEVQAKWASLLFEDASSVELNLNSPVRYIHFYLKEAPSDLSDFIEAMTGLFSEETVLLFENERKGVLVQANEIDEQIVHELEQTAAALTADFFTGMSLFVGQTISHSDSSHLKRVYKAEKKWFATGRELMPSQMVFTHVDIVPAVLFNEASEETIDYLIKLMEPIQHDSELLKSIRIYLESNLNITLAAKQLYVHRNSLQYRVDKFIEKTGIDVKSFQGAVMVYLSLLAMELR; encoded by the coding sequence ATGAATGCAAAACTTGCCGATTTATATGGAAATGATTATGTCCTCACCTCCGAACAGCCCGATCTGTTCCATTGGTACCGAACCACTGATGGGGAAGAATTCGGGATTCGCAAAACTCGTCTTACGGGACGCGAGAAGGATCTTCTAAATGCCCTATTCCCATCCATTCGCATACTAGATGATCGGATGAATGAGGTTCAAGCAAAATGGGCTTCTCTCCTTTTTGAAGATGCTTCAAGCGTGGAACTTAACCTAAATTCACCTGTCCGGTATATCCATTTTTATTTAAAAGAAGCACCATCCGATCTTTCTGATTTTATCGAGGCTATGACTGGCTTGTTTTCTGAGGAAACCGTGCTCTTGTTTGAAAATGAGAGGAAAGGCGTCCTCGTGCAAGCTAACGAAATAGACGAACAAATCGTTCATGAACTTGAACAAACAGCTGCAGCCCTAACAGCTGACTTTTTTACTGGGATGTCTTTGTTTGTTGGTCAGACAATAAGTCATTCGGATAGCAGTCACTTAAAGCGTGTTTATAAAGCCGAAAAAAAATGGTTTGCTACAGGAAGAGAGCTGATGCCTTCTCAAATGGTTTTCACACACGTGGACATTGTCCCTGCTGTTCTTTTCAATGAAGCGAGTGAAGAAACCATTGATTACTTAATTAAACTCATGGAACCAATTCAACATGACTCTGAACTACTAAAAAGTATCCGGATTTATTTAGAATCAAACTTAAACATTACCCTTGCAGCAAAACAGCTTTACGTACATAGAAATAGTCTCCAATACCGTGTCGATAAGTTTATTGAAAAAACGGGAATCGATGTTAAGAGCTTTCAAGGAGCTGTAATGGTTTACCTTTCTCTTCTTGCCATGGAACTGCGTTAA
- a CDS encoding alpha/beta-type small acid-soluble spore protein, with translation MAQQQSRQGSSNNLVVPGVAQAIDQMKYEIATEFGVQLGPDSTSRANGSVGGEITKRLVQMAEQQLGGYQK, from the coding sequence ATGGCTCAACAACAAAGCAGACAAGGAAGCTCTAACAACCTTGTAGTACCTGGTGTGGCTCAGGCTATCGACCAGATGAAGTATGAAATCGCTACTGAATTCGGAGTGCAACTTGGTCCAGATTCAACTTCTCGCGCTAACGGATCTGTTGGTGGAGAAATCACAAAGCGTTTGGTTCAAATGGCTGAACAACAGCTTGGCGGTTACCAAAAATAA
- a CDS encoding YheC/YheD family endospore coat-associated protein — protein MEATLPLKKDSTSQGNFYVPASLFKRWVDRISFPNQLCFGSRRSFCTVSPHPDNKEEYLLSEDLWKVLGVPSETSVHLFEKGNSLHIGPLIGIFTAGFTKDSMRPIGERSMYFAKLLSATLKCGAIGFAFGAHHIDWKTGSIKGLMYNKRGWYRVTVPIPDVVYDRLPNRSSASIEQVSTTMKKLQSQYFTPWFNPGFFDKWTMFEKLSTDEAVKDYLPETVLSPKATIIASMLKEYEQLYIKPANGSLGLGIQQILKPANEKYYYCRFRTDKENRLRRYTSLARLLKTQYPNGMDGLIAQQGIDLHRIHHRSMDYRVHTNKNKEGYWEVSAIAAKIAGAGSLTTHMASNGTVKTIGELTSEYGVKKQVETDLMEAALQLSRAIDKKVSGFIGEIGFDLGITKEGKIYLFEANSKPGRGIFSHPKLKAEEARTRMLPIEYAIFLAQSTIEKQLVTTV, from the coding sequence ATGGAGGCAACTCTTCCATTAAAAAAGGATAGTACTTCTCAAGGGAATTTCTATGTTCCAGCCTCTCTGTTTAAGCGTTGGGTCGATCGCATTTCTTTTCCTAATCAGCTATGTTTTGGTTCCAGACGATCCTTTTGCACAGTCTCTCCTCATCCGGATAACAAAGAAGAGTACCTTCTATCAGAAGATTTATGGAAGGTGCTTGGTGTTCCTTCAGAAACGTCTGTTCATCTTTTTGAGAAGGGAAATTCACTTCATATCGGACCGCTAATTGGGATTTTCACAGCAGGTTTTACAAAGGATAGTATGAGACCGATTGGGGAAAGAAGTATGTATTTCGCTAAATTATTGTCAGCTACCTTGAAGTGTGGTGCTATTGGCTTTGCTTTTGGAGCGCATCACATTGATTGGAAAACAGGAAGTATTAAAGGATTGATGTATAACAAACGAGGCTGGTACAGAGTAACCGTACCAATCCCAGATGTTGTTTACGACCGCCTTCCAAACCGAAGCTCAGCAAGCATTGAACAAGTCAGTACGACAATGAAGAAACTTCAGTCGCAATACTTCACCCCCTGGTTTAATCCTGGATTTTTTGATAAGTGGACGATGTTCGAGAAATTAAGCACAGATGAAGCCGTTAAAGATTATTTACCAGAAACGGTTCTAAGTCCTAAAGCAACGATCATCGCAAGCATGTTGAAAGAGTATGAGCAACTATATATTAAACCTGCCAACGGAAGTCTTGGTCTTGGCATTCAGCAAATCTTAAAACCAGCTAATGAAAAGTATTATTATTGTCGCTTCAGAACAGATAAAGAGAACCGACTTAGACGATATACATCACTAGCAAGGCTCCTCAAAACGCAGTACCCAAATGGAATGGACGGTCTCATTGCTCAACAGGGAATTGATTTACATCGCATTCATCACCGTTCAATGGATTATCGCGTTCATACAAACAAAAACAAAGAGGGATACTGGGAAGTCAGTGCGATTGCTGCAAAAATCGCAGGCGCAGGAAGCTTAACGACTCACATGGCATCAAACGGAACGGTTAAAACAATTGGAGAACTCACTTCTGAATATGGCGTAAAGAAGCAGGTAGAAACTGATTTAATGGAGGCTGCCCTTCAATTAAGTCGTGCGATAGATAAAAAAGTCTCTGGCTTTATTGGTGAAATTGGGTTTGATCTTGGTATTACAAAAGAAGGGAAAATTTATTTATTTGAAGCAAATTCAAAACCAGGTAGAGGTATTTTCTCCCATCCGAAATTAAAAGCAGAAGAGGCAAGAACGAGAATGTTACCGATCGAATATGCCATCTTTCTAGCACAATCGACAATCGAAAAGCAACTGGTTACGACAGTATGA
- a CDS encoding ABC transporter ATP-binding protein, with protein MAEIALNHIYKRYDNKFEAVKDFNLDIKDKEFIVFVGPSGCGKSTTLRMIAGLEDISDGDLVIGDRRVNDVAPKDRDIAMVFQNYALYPHMNVYDNMAFGLKLRKFDKKEIERRVTDAARILGLESLLDRKPKALSGGQRQRVALGRAIVRDPQVFLMDEPLSNLDAKLRVQMRAEISKLHQRLQTTTIYVTHDQTEAMTMATRIVIMKDGLIQQVGTPKDVYDAPDNVFVGGFIGSPAMNFFRGTLEDGYFKLGDIQVKVPEGKMKTLRDQGYLNKEVMLGIRPEDIHDEPVFIESSQDTKVSAVIDVAELMGAETYLYSKVADQDFVARVDSRTDIQNGQNISLAFDMNKCHFFDTESELRIR; from the coding sequence ATGGCAGAGATCGCACTCAATCACATTTACAAAAGATATGATAACAAATTTGAGGCAGTAAAAGACTTTAACCTTGATATTAAAGATAAGGAATTCATCGTGTTTGTAGGACCTTCTGGTTGCGGTAAATCAACAACGCTTCGTATGATTGCCGGCCTTGAAGATATCTCAGATGGCGACCTCGTTATTGGTGATCGTCGCGTAAATGACGTAGCACCAAAAGATCGTGATATCGCAATGGTATTCCAAAACTATGCCCTTTATCCTCACATGAACGTATACGATAACATGGCTTTTGGTTTGAAACTGCGTAAGTTCGACAAAAAAGAAATTGAACGTCGCGTAACGGACGCTGCTCGTATTCTTGGACTTGAAAGCCTGCTCGATCGTAAACCTAAAGCACTCTCAGGTGGTCAGCGTCAGCGTGTTGCACTAGGTCGTGCAATCGTACGTGATCCACAAGTGTTCCTAATGGATGAGCCACTTTCAAACCTAGATGCAAAACTTCGTGTGCAAATGCGTGCTGAGATTTCTAAGCTTCACCAGCGTCTACAAACAACGACAATTTATGTAACTCATGACCAAACTGAAGCAATGACGATGGCAACGCGTATCGTTATTATGAAAGATGGCCTTATCCAACAAGTAGGAACACCAAAAGATGTATACGATGCACCTGACAACGTCTTCGTTGGCGGATTTATTGGCTCTCCTGCAATGAACTTCTTCCGCGGTACATTAGAAGATGGCTACTTCAAGCTAGGTGATATTCAAGTGAAAGTTCCTGAAGGCAAAATGAAAACACTTCGTGATCAAGGATACTTGAACAAAGAAGTCATGCTTGGTATTCGTCCTGAAGATATTCATGATGAGCCAGTATTTATCGAGTCTTCACAGGATACAAAAGTAAGTGCTGTCATTGATGTAGCTGAATTGATGGGTGCAGAAACTTACCTTTATTCCAAAGTTGCAGATCAAGACTTCGTAGCACGCGTTGACTCTCGTACAGATATTCAAAACGGTCAGAATATCAGCCTTGCGTTTGATATGAATAAATGTCATTTCTTTGATACTGAATCAGAACTTCGCATTCGTTAA
- a CDS encoding amino acid ABC transporter permease — MSETTDVLINSLPFLLEGAKNTLLLSFFSIFGALFVGLMIALLRLSKSKIATGLAKLYVSFFRGTPLLIQLFILYYGLVSVDIQLTAWQAAYTGLILHFGAYISESFRAAILSLSKGQWEAAMSLGMKKSLIYKEVILPQAWRRAIPPVWNSLIDIVKASSLASVLTISELTYNADQIAASNFKVLPILLTAAFIYWFFTTILNLIQSFLEKKLYIPSS; from the coding sequence GTGAGTGAGACAACTGATGTGTTAATTAATTCTTTGCCCTTTCTCCTTGAAGGGGCGAAGAATACACTTCTTCTTAGTTTCTTTTCCATCTTTGGTGCTTTATTCGTTGGATTAATGATTGCATTGTTGCGTCTTTCTAAAAGTAAAATAGCGACTGGGTTAGCAAAATTATATGTCTCGTTCTTTAGAGGCACTCCACTACTAATCCAATTATTTATTTTGTATTATGGTCTTGTCTCTGTTGATATCCAATTAACAGCCTGGCAAGCCGCATACACTGGCCTTATCTTACACTTTGGAGCCTATATCTCTGAATCATTCCGAGCAGCCATCCTCTCCCTCTCAAAAGGACAGTGGGAAGCTGCGATGTCACTCGGGATGAAAAAATCGTTAATCTACAAAGAAGTCATTTTACCTCAAGCTTGGAGAAGAGCGATTCCACCCGTGTGGAATTCTTTAATTGATATCGTAAAAGCCTCTTCTCTTGCTTCCGTACTGACGATTTCAGAATTAACCTATAATGCAGATCAGATTGCTGCATCAAACTTTAAAGTCTTACCAATCTTATTAACGGCAGCTTTCATTTACTGGTTCTTTACGACGATTCTTAATCTCATCCAAAGTTTTCTTGAGAAGAAATTGTATATTCCATCCTCTTAA
- a CDS encoding DUF445 domain-containing protein, with protein sequence MSSIIITILFMIAIGAVIGGFTNSLAIKMLFRPYEARYIGKWKVPFTPGLIPKRRDELAVQLGKMVVEHLLTAEGIQQKMNDPVFKCTMIEYAQKEVLKLVESDEKIEDLLKRLLHLENPEQEIRLKASTYLTKKIETKLVNLKSKELAEILPEKTQERIDGAIEPIADLILTKISDYIASSEGKNKLSVMIDRYLADRGTLGSMINMFFTNTRLVDKVQPELLRLLKQKDIQNVIITMLEKEWQSLKETKLETFEDKFDSEELVQGITNLIVNELPIQHVMNLSLSEAIEPYKQRIIEDFVPRIVDAAGQYLSQNLQPLMEQLHLADVVKSQVETFSVGRLEEMVLSISRREFKMITYLGAVLGGMIGLIQGIIITLLG encoded by the coding sequence ATGTCGTCCATAATTATAACAATCCTCTTTATGATCGCTATTGGCGCAGTAATAGGTGGATTCACGAATTCATTAGCGATTAAAATGCTGTTTAGACCATATGAAGCTCGGTACATAGGTAAATGGAAAGTTCCATTTACTCCTGGTCTCATTCCGAAGCGAAGAGATGAATTAGCAGTGCAACTTGGAAAAATGGTTGTTGAACACCTTTTAACTGCTGAAGGAATTCAGCAAAAAATGAATGATCCTGTTTTCAAGTGTACGATGATTGAGTATGCACAAAAAGAAGTGTTGAAATTAGTAGAGTCTGATGAAAAAATCGAGGATCTTTTAAAGCGATTACTTCACCTCGAGAATCCCGAGCAAGAAATAAGGTTAAAAGCAAGCACGTATCTTACGAAAAAAATTGAAACCAAACTAGTGAATTTAAAAAGCAAGGAATTAGCTGAGATTCTTCCAGAGAAAACACAGGAGAGAATTGATGGCGCAATCGAACCGATTGCAGATCTTATTTTAACGAAAATCAGTGACTACATCGCTTCTTCTGAAGGAAAGAACAAACTATCTGTCATGATTGATCGTTATCTTGCTGACCGTGGAACGCTTGGAAGTATGATTAATATGTTTTTTACGAATACAAGATTAGTCGATAAGGTGCAACCTGAGCTGCTTCGTCTTTTAAAGCAAAAAGATATTCAAAATGTTATCATCACGATGCTGGAGAAAGAATGGCAATCGCTTAAAGAAACGAAATTAGAAACGTTTGAAGACAAATTCGATTCAGAAGAGCTCGTGCAAGGAATAACGAACCTTATTGTGAATGAACTTCCAATTCAGCATGTGATGAACCTAAGCCTATCAGAAGCAATAGAGCCTTATAAACAGCGTATTATTGAAGACTTTGTGCCAAGAATAGTGGATGCAGCTGGTCAGTACCTAAGTCAGAATTTGCAGCCGCTCATGGAGCAATTGCACCTTGCTGATGTAGTAAAAAGTCAGGTTGAGACGTTCTCAGTAGGACGTCTTGAAGAAATGGTTTTATCGATATCTAGGCGCGAATTTAAAATGATTACGTATCTAGGAGCAGTACTCGGAGGTATGATTGGATTAATTCAAGGCATAATCATCACCCTTTTGGGATGA
- a CDS encoding YlbF family regulator → MAEKNLYDVAYELESAMREHEDYTKLKELYDQVNQDEVSKKLFDNFRNMQMELQQKQMSGQQITEEEAQKAQQQVELVQQHEVISQLMQQEQRMSQVIQDINKIVTKPLEDLYGSSEEDIQQ, encoded by the coding sequence ATGGCAGAGAAAAATCTTTACGACGTAGCATACGAATTAGAAAGCGCAATGCGCGAGCATGAGGACTACACGAAGCTTAAAGAATTATACGATCAGGTAAATCAAGATGAAGTATCAAAGAAACTTTTTGATAACTTCCGCAACATGCAAATGGAGCTTCAACAGAAGCAAATGTCTGGTCAACAGATCACAGAAGAAGAAGCTCAAAAAGCTCAACAACAAGTTGAACTTGTGCAGCAACATGAAGTGATTTCCCAGTTGATGCAGCAAGAACAGCGCATGAGCCAGGTAATTCAGGACATTAACAAAATCGTAACGAAGCCTCTAGAGGACCTTTACGGTAGCTCTGAAGAAGACATTCAGCAGTAA
- a CDS encoding YheC/YheD family endospore coat-associated protein yields the protein MIELFYSHANKRWYQQSSYQSIYWGKEPNKLSPFPSFASSIMKLQSSHDAIRPLVGILAGSNPKHHFSGNGTIFKAIQKELTDSGGLSYVFTPDDIHSSFITGYLYDHFSQKWTGYRFPYPNIVYNRIPDREEEHSDKVTAFFSLLKKKGIPYFNRSFFQKDHVLAHLSANEELLPFIPETASVTESNVEKFLNTHHSIFFKPTSGSKGRGIFKLNRVKTGFHYIDHERSYLFSTFSLLEEHLAAQIGESYIMQRKIKLATHQGEAYDFRVLLQKPFKSWQVTGIGVRAAPPNGLTTHVPKGGRILPFHKVATQEDEARLTALAIRTAEVLEEKEQMLECSLDIGKDQDGQLWIFEANAKPMRFDEPLIHQAFIRSLTTSFRTYSAY from the coding sequence ATGATTGAATTATTTTATAGTCATGCAAATAAACGCTGGTATCAGCAGAGCAGTTATCAATCCATTTACTGGGGGAAAGAGCCAAATAAGCTCTCTCCCTTTCCCTCTTTTGCTTCTTCTATTATGAAATTGCAGTCGTCCCATGATGCCATCAGGCCTCTTGTCGGAATTCTTGCAGGATCTAACCCCAAGCATCACTTCAGTGGTAATGGCACGATATTCAAAGCCATTCAAAAAGAGCTTACTGATTCTGGCGGACTTTCTTACGTATTTACACCTGATGATATTCACTCATCGTTTATAACTGGTTATCTTTACGATCACTTTTCTCAAAAATGGACAGGTTATCGTTTCCCGTACCCTAACATCGTTTACAATCGGATTCCTGACCGCGAAGAAGAGCACTCCGATAAAGTGACCGCTTTTTTCAGCTTATTAAAGAAGAAAGGAATCCCATATTTTAATCGGTCATTTTTCCAAAAAGATCATGTACTTGCTCACTTATCAGCAAACGAAGAATTATTACCTTTTATTCCAGAGACAGCATCTGTTACCGAATCAAATGTAGAAAAATTTCTCAATACACATCACTCCATATTCTTCAAACCAACTTCAGGTAGTAAAGGAAGAGGAATTTTTAAATTAAATAGAGTAAAGACTGGATTTCATTATATCGATCATGAAAGGAGTTATTTATTTTCAACTTTCTCCTTATTAGAAGAACATCTTGCTGCTCAAATTGGAGAGTCTTACATCATGCAACGTAAAATTAAACTGGCAACACATCAAGGAGAAGCTTATGATTTTCGTGTCCTTTTACAAAAACCGTTCAAAAGCTGGCAGGTCACAGGCATTGGAGTTCGTGCAGCTCCACCTAATGGACTAACAACCCACGTTCCAAAAGGTGGGCGTATTCTTCCGTTTCATAAGGTTGCCACTCAGGAAGATGAAGCGCGACTGACTGCGCTTGCGATTCGTACAGCTGAAGTTCTCGAAGAAAAAGAACAGATGCTCGAATGCTCTTTAGACATCGGAAAAGATCAAGATGGACAGCTATGGATTTTTGAAGCGAATGCAAAACCAATGCGTTTTGATGAACCATTGATTCATCAAGCTTTTATACGTTCCCTCACCACATCTTTTCGAACGTATTCAGCGTATTAA
- a CDS encoding YheC/YheD family endospore coat-associated protein, translated as MKSFGILQHSLQHEMDYVSKLSEAGIDLGFDVYRFSPSQHSSHHIQGLKYEPLQKDWVETNFKVPEFIYDRCFHSGSTTKKETAFIRWLKTESNATFLGHGLPGKWEIYKHLKKSPLLNRHIPQSIKLHPHTCAKVLSDLLTEHGKIILKPIIGSQGNGIMLLTQNQDQIGVQINHNGRIFHHTYDKTSSLLKMIRSILKQRDYIAQQWLSLLDQNNRPFDRRVVMKKTSYTTWEEIGRATRVGNPESFVSNLHSGGTIQTDQKLLMSESVFHQAESIISRLSHCVATILEETFSPLFELGLDFGIDRSGKVWLLEANSKPGHKAIRSHQDYYTIPFYYCHSLISEKKGVNCYGGNSSIKKG; from the coding sequence ATGAAATCATTTGGTATTCTCCAACATTCACTTCAACATGAAATGGATTACGTCTCCAAATTAAGTGAAGCTGGAATAGATTTAGGTTTCGACGTCTATCGTTTTTCACCTAGCCAGCATTCTTCTCATCACATACAGGGGCTAAAATACGAACCACTGCAAAAAGATTGGGTGGAAACGAACTTTAAGGTACCGGAATTCATCTATGATCGATGCTTTCATAGCGGAAGCACCACAAAAAAAGAAACAGCTTTTATTAGATGGTTGAAAACGGAATCTAACGCCACTTTCCTAGGTCATGGGCTTCCAGGAAAGTGGGAGATATACAAACACTTAAAGAAAAGCCCTTTACTAAATCGACATATACCACAATCGATAAAGCTTCATCCTCACACGTGTGCTAAAGTACTATCCGATTTACTAACTGAACACGGCAAGATTATTCTAAAACCAATTATCGGTTCACAGGGTAACGGTATCATGCTACTCACTCAAAACCAGGACCAGATTGGTGTTCAAATCAATCATAATGGGCGTATCTTTCATCATACTTATGATAAAACCAGTTCTTTACTAAAAATGATCAGGAGCATTTTAAAACAGCGCGACTATATCGCACAGCAATGGCTTTCTTTGCTTGATCAGAATAATCGACCGTTTGATCGAAGAGTGGTCATGAAAAAAACCTCCTATACAACCTGGGAAGAAATCGGTCGGGCAACTCGTGTAGGAAACCCTGAATCTTTTGTATCAAACTTGCATAGCGGTGGCACCATTCAAACCGACCAAAAGCTTTTAATGTCAGAGTCTGTCTTTCATCAAGCTGAGTCAATAATCAGCCGACTTTCTCATTGCGTAGCTACTATTTTAGAAGAAACTTTCTCTCCATTGTTTGAACTTGGATTAGACTTCGGAATTGATCGATCAGGTAAAGTCTGGTTACTTGAAGCAAATTCAAAACCGGGGCATAAGGCCATTCGGTCGCATCAAGATTACTATACGATTCCATTTTACTATTGCCATTCGCTTATCAGCGAGAAGAAAGGGGTTAACTGCTATGGAGGCAACTCTTCCATTAAAAAAGGATAG
- a CDS encoding DUF5342 family protein has product MISHFQYKSVGSKVRKPKWEVSFFHQGTYYRTLYLHTGEFEWFQPAPPESEQNKLQSQIHELMLFHVYEQDS; this is encoded by the coding sequence ATGATTTCGCACTTTCAATATAAATCCGTTGGATCAAAAGTAAGAAAACCTAAATGGGAAGTATCTTTTTTTCACCAAGGAACGTATTACCGTACGCTATACCTTCATACTGGAGAATTCGAATGGTTCCAGCCCGCTCCACCCGAATCGGAACAAAACAAACTTCAGTCTCAAATTCATGAACTTATGCTTTTCCATGTATACGAACAAGATTCATAA
- a CDS encoding transporter substrate-binding domain-containing protein: MNKKWMLGLVLALTLTVLAACGSNDNTENSEEGSSNEKETLLIGTEATYPPFSYRDDNNEITGYDVEVAREVADRIGMKAEFKAIEWKGLLSSLETERIDMVANQVTITDERKEQFDFTEPYTYSGGQVIVNENNEDIKGIEDLEGKTVGTTQGSNYAQAAEEAGAETKIYKGANQVLTDLSNERNIEAAMNDRLFILTELPEQDYKVKGVGETFNKTEMAFALPKGNEDLVNKINDALKEMKEDGTLADLSKEYFDGENVSE; encoded by the coding sequence TTGAACAAAAAATGGATGCTAGGGTTGGTACTTGCCTTAACACTTACTGTACTTGCTGCCTGCGGTAGCAATGATAATACAGAGAATAGCGAAGAAGGAAGTTCCAATGAAAAAGAAACACTGTTAATTGGAACGGAAGCAACTTACCCACCATTTAGCTATCGTGATGACAATAATGAAATCACTGGTTACGATGTAGAGGTTGCCCGAGAAGTAGCCGATCGTATTGGAATGAAAGCAGAATTCAAAGCAATTGAATGGAAAGGTCTTCTCTCTTCTCTTGAAACTGAGCGTATCGACATGGTAGCGAACCAGGTGACCATTACCGACGAACGGAAGGAACAGTTCGACTTTACTGAGCCTTATACTTATTCTGGTGGACAAGTGATCGTCAACGAGAATAATGAAGATATTAAAGGCATCGAGGACCTTGAAGGAAAAACAGTTGGAACCACACAGGGAAGTAACTACGCACAAGCTGCTGAAGAAGCAGGAGCTGAAACAAAAATTTACAAAGGCGCAAACCAGGTTCTTACAGATCTTAGTAACGAACGTAACATTGAAGCAGCGATGAATGACCGTCTCTTTATTTTAACGGAACTGCCTGAGCAGGATTATAAAGTAAAAGGCGTTGGAGAAACATTCAACAAAACGGAAATGGCATTTGCACTTCCAAAAGGAAATGAAGATTTGGTTAACAAGATCAATGATGCATTGAAGGAAATGAAAGAAGACGGAACACTCGCAGACCTTTCAAAAGAATATTTTGATGGAGAGAACGTAAGTGAGTGA